In Rhododendron vialii isolate Sample 1 chromosome 9a, ASM3025357v1, the following are encoded in one genomic region:
- the LOC131301409 gene encoding hevamine-A-like: MAKKTQARTVFLLLLSLLLFPTLLKTTEARRGGIGVYVIGVEDLTAVCATGRFAYVNIAFLDIFGNGQTPSLAQPNQCNTTTNGCTIITNQIRHCQRKGIKVMLSIGGNVGDYSLSSKADAKNVSLYLWNNYLGGFSPNRPFGAAVLDGIDFYIKQSFDLYWDDLARYLHGFSKCGKKKVYLSAAPGCGYPDSSLGKALKTGLFDFVWVLYYTTLDLNFSCMYLGGNNTSNLLNSWALWTKSVKARKFFLGLVVVPRPPDTEVIPGGFIPVDVLTNQVLPVVKKSRKYGGVTLWNSFFDEDEGYSTAILSSVV; encoded by the exons atGGCAAAAAAAACTCAAGCCAGAACTGTCTTTCTATTATTGCTGTCCCTCCTCCTCTTCCCAACTCTCCTGAAAACCACCGAGGCCCGCCGCGGCGGCATAGGCGTATACGTTATCGGCGTAGAAGACCTCACCGCAGTCTGCGCCACCGGAAGATTCGCCTATGTCAACATTGCATTCCTCGACATATTTGGCAACGGCCAAACCCCTTCACTCGCCCAGCCCAACCAATGCAACACCACCACCAATGGTTGCACCATCATTACCAACCAAATCCG GCACTGCCAAAGGAAGGGTATCAAAGTGATGCTCTCCATCGGCGGCAACGTTGGAGACTACTCTCTTTCTTCCAAAGCCGACGCAAAAAATGTTTCCCTGTATCTATGGAACAACTACTTAGGTGGATTCTCACCGAATCGCCCTTTCGGTGCTGCTGTTTTGGACGGTATAGATTTCTACATCAAGCAAAGTTTCGATCTGTATTGGGATGATCTTGCCCGCTATCTACATGGTTTTAGCAAGTGCGGAAAGAAGAAGGTGTACTTATCGGCTGCCCCAGGGTGTGGGTACCCCGATTCTTCCTTAGGGAAGGCTCTTAAAACAGGCCTTTTTGACTTTGTTTGGGTACTGTATTATACCACTCTTGATCTTAATTTTTCATGTATGTACCTTGGTGGAAATAATACTAGTAATTTGTTGAATTCATGGGCCCTGTGGACCAAGTCAGTAAAAGCTCGAAAGTTTTTCTTGGGATTGGTGGTAGTGCCGCGCCCGCCTGATACCGAAGTTATTCCGGGCGGATTTATTCCCGTCGACGTGTTGACGAATCAGGTACTCCCGGTGGTAAAGAAGTCGAGAAAGTATGGGGGTGTGACGCTttggaattcattttttgatgagGATGAGGGGTATAGTACCGCCATTTTGAGTAGTGTtgtttga
- the LOC131301542 gene encoding probable membrane-associated kinase regulator 6, whose amino-acid sequence METSQPLSIESFSYSWLVNLKPSFETLDDSHRFSLDASDEAYFIEMDLQSPASKRFFTRSQDLNFDFPISKSPVSLVHADELISNGFLVPFFVNPLKMEACNASYSTPTTPISSHAQKTMQSASKIRCLSLSRCRSSSKQIFQKYLDFIRPVCEKLRGRRSCSRNEAVDTTVAYSVGNWRRSCDSDSSIYEAVLHCKRSIGQ is encoded by the exons ATGGAGACTTCCCAACCTCTCTCCATTGAAAGTTTCTCATACAGTTGGTTAGTAAACCTAAAGCCTTCTTTTGAAACCCTTGACGACTCGCATAGATTCTCCCTCGATGCATCCGATGAAGCTTACTTCATCGAGATGGACTTACAATCACCAGCCTCAAAGCGATTTTTCACACGTTCTCAAGACTTGAACTTTGATTTTCCTATATCAAAGTCTCCTGTATCTCTCGTTCATGCCGATGAGCTCATCTCCAATGGCTTCCTCGTGCCCTTTTTTGTCAACCCGTTGAAAATGGAAGCATGTAATGCATCATATTCTACTCCGACCACACCAATTTCTTCACATGCCCAGAAAACTATGCAATCAGCTAGCAAAATTCGTTGTTTATCATTGAGTAGGTGTCGTAGTTCGTCAAAGCAAATATTTCAGAAATACTTGGATTTTATTAGGCCAGTGTGTGAGAAATTACGGGGCCGAAGATCTTGCTCCAGAAATGAAGCTGTTGATACAACTGTGGCTTACTCTGTTGGTAATTGGCGCCGATCTTGTGATTCTGATAGCTCAATATATGAAGCAGTCCTCCACTGCAAAAGATCAATTG GTCAATAA
- the LOC131300998 gene encoding plastidial pyruvate kinase 2-like, whose translation MAQVVATRPIQSSLLCPTFQNQFDKKIKPYGFSSNFLIARRKQRKGLRVTRINAPILAKRSARTETEVVPVSPEDVPKMEEKIQYLREQLGDSSMSMWAKPTVRRKTKIVCTIGPSTNTKEMIWNLAEAGMNVARLNMSHGDHASHQIVIDLVKEYNSQNKDNVIAIMLDTKGPEVRSGDLPQPIMLASGQEFTFTIRRGVGMADTVSVNYDDFVNDVEVGDMLLVDGGMMSLVVKSKTEDSVKCEVVDGGELKSRRHLNVRGKSATLPSITEKDWDDIKFGVDNKVDFYAVSFVKDAAVIHELKNYLQSCGADIHVIPKIESADSIPNLHSIIMASDGAMVARGDLGAELPIEEVPLLQEEIIRMCRSMGKAVIVATNMLESMIVHPTPTRAEVSDIAIAVREGADAVMLSGETAHGKFPLKAVKVMHTVALRTEETLVGGETPSNLGQAFKNHMSEMFAFHATMMSNTLGTSIVVFTRTGFMAILLSHYRPSGTIFAFTNEKTVQQRLALYQGVRPIYMEFSDDAEETFENAVDLLQKQGMVKQGEHVALVQSGRQPIWRFQSTHNIQVRKV comes from the exons ATGGCACAAGTAGTGGCCACTCGACCGATTCAAAGCTCCTTACTCTGCCCCACCTTCCAAAACCAATTCGACAAGAAGATCAAGCCTTACGGgttttcttccaattttttgaTAGCTCGCCGCAAGCAACGAAAGGGCCTCAGAGTGACTCGCATTAACGCACCGATCCTCGCCAAGAGATCCGCACGTACCGAGACTGAGGTCGTTCCTGTCTCCCCCGAAGATGTACCAAAG ATGGAAGAGAAAATTCAGTACCTACGAGAGCAGCTTGGTGACAGTTCCATGAGTATGTGGGCTAAGCCTACAGTTAGACGCAAGACAAAGATTGTTTGCACAATTGGTCCTTCCACGAACACTAAGGAAATGATATGGAACCTTGCTGAGGCTGGGATGAATGTTGCTCGCCTGAATATGTCCCATGGAGACCATGCATCTCATCAAATTGTTATTGATTTGGTTAAAGAATATAATTCTCAAAACAAAGACAACGTCATTGCAATAATGCTTGACACTAAG GGCCCCGAGGTTCGGAGTGGCGACTTGCCTCAACCAATCATGTTAGCAAGTGGCCAGGAATTCACATTCACGATTAGGAGAGGAGTTGGCATGGCAGACACTGTCAGTGTGAACTATGATGATTTTGTCAATGATGTAGAAGTGGGTGACATGCTCCTTGTTGATG GGGGTATGATGTCATTAGTCGTTAAATCCAAGACAGAAGATTCAGTAAAATGTGAGGTTGTCGACGGAGGGGAGCTTAAATCTAGACGACATCTCAATGTTCGAGGAAAGAGTGCGACACTTCCATCCATCACTG AAAAGGACTGGGATGACATCAAGTTTGGAGTGGACAATAAAGTTGACTTCTATGCTGTTTCCTTCGTCAAAGATGCTGCAGTGATCCATGAATTGAAGAATTACCTACAAA GTTGTGGTGCTGATATACATGTCATTCCGAAAATTGAAAGTGCAGATTCCATTCCGAATTTGCATTCCATAATCATGGCGTCTGATGGG GCAATGGTTGCAAGAGGAGATCTTGGCGCAGAGCTTCCAATTGAGGAGGTTCCATTGTTGCAG GAAGAGATAATCAGGATGTGTCGTAGCATGGGGAAAGCTGTTATTGTTGCAACAAATATGCTGGAAAGCATGATTGTCCATCCAACACCAACCCGAGCTGAGGTTTCAGACATTGCCATTGCAGTTCGAGAGGGTGCTGATGCAGTTATGCTCTCTGGAGAAACTGCTCATGGGAA GTTTCCATTGAAAGCTGTCAAAGTTATGCACACTGTAGCATTACGGACTGAAGAAACCTTGGTTGGAGGGGAAACACCTTCAAATCTTGGCCAGGCCTTCAAG AATCATATGAGCGAGATGTTTGCATTCCATGCAACAATGATGTCTAACACTCTTGGAACCTCAATTGTTGTCTTCACCAGAACTGGTTTCATGGCCATTCTACTGAGCCATTATCGGCCTTCAGGCACCATATTTGCATTCACAAACGA GAAAACAGTGCAGCAAAGGCTGGCCTTATACCAAGGAGTCCGTCCAATTTACATGGAGTTCTCTGACGATGCAGAAGAAACCTTTGAAAATGCGGTGGATTTGTTGCAG AAGCAAGGGATGGTGAAGCAAGGGGAGCACGTAGCTCTTGTTCAGAGTGGAAGACAACCCATCTGGCGATTCCAATCGACCCACAACATCCAGGTCAGGAAAGTTTAG
- the LOC131301000 gene encoding hevamine-A-like, with product MASKTQAAAPPLFLFLSLIFIALVLKTTAAERGGIAVYWGQDGREGNLTALCDTGRFAYVNIAFLNVFGNGSTPSINLAGHCNPATNGCTIFSDQICHCQEKGIKVLLSLGGGVGTYSLASKADAKNVSRYLWNNFLGGCSSNRPLGAAVLDGIDFDIEQSSANWNYLARYLNKYNKFEKKVYLSAAPQCPYPDAHLGNALKTGLFDYVWVQFYNNPSCEYLNSNTTDLLTSWAKWTKSVKAKLFFVGLPAAPQAAGSGFIPANVLTCQILPVVKKSKKYGGVMLWDKYWDDQDGYSTAILRSVV from the exons atggCATCAAAAACTCAAGCGGCCGcacctcctctctttctcttcctgtCCCTGATCTTCATCGCTCTAGTACTAAAAACCACCGCGGCGGAACGCGGCGGCATAGCCGTATACTGGGGCCAAGACGGCAGAGAAGGAAACCTCACCGCGCTCTGCGACACCGGAAGATTCGCCTATGTCAACATTGCTTTCCTCAACGTATTTGGCAACGGCTCAACCCCTTCGATCAACCTGGCCGGCCACTGCAACCCTGCCACCAATGGCTGCACCATCTTCAGCGACCAAATCTG CCACTGCCAAGAGAAGGGCATCAAAGTGTTGCTGTCCCTCGGAGGCGGCGTTGGAACCTACTCTCTTGCTTCCAAAGCCGACGCGAAAAATGTTTCCCGCTATCTCTGGAACAACTTTTTAGGTGGATGCTCATCGAATCGCCCTTTGGGTGCCGCTGTATTAGACGGTATAGATTTCGACATCGAGCAGAGTTCCGCGAATTGGAATTATCTTGCCCGCTATCTAAACAAGTATAACAAGTTCGAAAAGAAGGTGTATTTATCGGCTGCCCCACAGTGTCCGTATCCCGATGCTCACTTAGGGAATGCTCTTAAAACAGGCCTTTTCGACTATGTTTGGGTACAGTTTTATAACAATCCTTCATGTGAGTACCTTAATTCAAACACTACTGATTTGTTGACGTCGTGGGCCAAGTGGACCAAGTCGGTAAAAGCTAAGCTGTTTTTTGTGGGGTTGCCAGCCGCGCCACAGGCAGCCGGAAGTGGGTTTATTCCGGCTAATGTGCTGACATGTCAGATACTTCCGGTGGTAAAGAAGTCAAAAAAGTATGGGGGTGTGATGCTTTGGGATAAATATTGGGATGATCAGGATGGATATAGTACCGCCATTCTGAGAAgtgttgtttga